In a genomic window of Physeter macrocephalus isolate SW-GA chromosome 14, ASM283717v5, whole genome shotgun sequence:
- the YPEL2 gene encoding protein yippee-like 2, producing the protein MVKMTRSKTFQAYLPSCHRTYSCIHCRAHLANHDELISKSFQGSQGRAYLFNSVVNVGCGPAEERVLLTGLHAVADIYCENCKTTLGWKYEHAFESSQKYKEGKYIIELAHMIKDNGWD; encoded by the exons ATGGTGAAGATGACGAGATCCAAGACTTTCCAGGCATATCTGCCCTCTTGCCACCGGACCTACAGCTGCATTCACTGCAGAGCCCACTTGGCCAATCATGATGAACTTATTTCCAAG TCGTTCCAAGGAAGTCAAGGACGAGCATACCTCTTTAACTCAGT AGTTAACGTGGGCTGCGGGCCGGCAGAAGAGCGCGTGTTGCTAACAGGACTGCACGCCGTCGCAGACATTTACTGTGAAAACTGCAAAACCACTCTGGGCTGGAAATAT GAACATGCctttgaaagcagccagaaataTAAAGAAGGCAAATACATCATTGAGCTAGCACACATGATCAAGGATAATGGCTGGGACTGA